One segment of Macaca fascicularis isolate 582-1 chromosome 2, T2T-MFA8v1.1 DNA contains the following:
- the VWA5B2 gene encoding von Willebrand factor A domain-containing protein 5B2 isoform X13 gives MPGLYCPSSWTPLPLTDSWVRACANGPCLSVRARLTYRNPQPHPVDGVFVYPLAEAEVVSGFEAEAAGRRVSFQLQSRRRSQAACCRALGPGLGTPTPRRCAQGHLVLDLAQARSTLVLPTGLIAAAGTMTVTLHSSRELPSRPDGVLHVALPTVLTPLALPGPLGPPRPPGLCDDSPTSCFGVGSPQEEGLAWEEPAAPQDVFSGPARCPAPYTFSFEMLVTGPCLLAGLESPSHALRADAPPHASSAATICVTLAEGHHCDRALEILLHPSEPHQPHLMLEGGSLSSAEYEARVRARRDFQRLQRRDSDGDRQVWFLQRRFHKDILLNPVLVLSFCPDLSSKPGHLGTATRELLFLLDGSSTAHKDAIVLAVKSLPPQTLINLAVFGTLVQPLFPESRPCSDDAVQLICESIETLKIPSGPPDVLAALDWAMGQPQHRAYPRQLFLLTAASPMAATTHRTLELMRWHRGTARCFSFGLGPTCHQLLQGLSALSRGQAYFLRPGQRLQPMLVQALRKALEPALSDISVDWFVPDTVEALLTPREIPALYPGDQLLGYCSLFRVDGFRPRPPGGQEPGWQSLGGSVFPSPEEAPSAASPGTEPTGTSEPLGTGTVSAELSSPWAAGDLERSTDALTDPVTDPGPNPSSDTAIWRRIFQSSYIREQYVLTHCSASPEPGPGSTGSSESPGSQGPGSPEGSAPLEPPSQQGCRSLAWGEPAGSRSCPLPAPTPAPFKVGALSTEVLGRQHRAALAGRSLSSPPGRANQVPGRPRKPSLGAILDGPSPEPGQQLGQGLDDSGSLLSPAPMDWDMLMEPPFLFTAVPPSGEPAPPAVPPQAPRCHVVIRGLCGEQPMCWEVGVGLETLWGPGDGSQPPSPPVREAAWDQALHRLTAASVVRDNEQLALRGGAETTADRGHARRCWLRALQTSKVSSAPSCFTCPVAVDATTREVLPGVLQVCSSEPAEPPGTPPAAHSRLDAAPLPTVVYSKAGAWDSDGNGNSKCALGDAATPMEGPRCPPPRSPSRLSLGRRHKLCRPDLGQANNSEGIDHDYLPLVRLQEAPGSFRLDAPFCAAVRISQERLCRASPFAVHRASLSPTSASLPWALLGPGVGQGDSATASCSPSPSSGSEGPGQVDSGRGSDTEASEGAEGLGGTDLRGRTWATAVALAWLEHRCAAAFGEWELTAAKADCWLRAQHLPDGLDLAALKAAARGLFLLLRHWDQNLQLHLLCYSPANV, from the exons ATGCCCGGCCTGTACTGCCCCTCCAGCTGGACGCCGCTGCCGCTCACGGACTCCTGGGTCCGGGCCTGCGCCAACGGCCCCTGCCTCAGCGTGCGGGCCCGGCTCACCTACCGCAACCCGCAGCCGCACCCGGTGGACG GCGTGTTCGTGTACCCTCTGGCCGAGGCCGAGGTGGTGTCCGGCTTCGAGGCCGAGGCCGCCGGACGGCGCGTCTCCTTCCAGCTGCAGAGCCGGCGCCGCTCGCAGGCCGCCTGCTGCCGCGCTCTGGGCCCCGGGTTAGGGACCCCGACGCCCCGCCGCTGCGCGCAGG GTCATCTTGTCTTGGATCTGGCCCAGGCCCGGTCCACGTTGGTGCTGCCCACAGGCCTTATCGCCGCGGCTGGCACCATGACAGTGACCCTGCACAGCAGCCGGGAGCTGCCCTCAAGGCCTGACGGGGTGCTGCATGTGGCCCTGCCCACTGTGCTCACCCCACTGGCCCTGCCAGGCCCGCTGGGGCCCCCCAGGCCTCCGGGGCTCTGTGACGACAG CCCCACCAGCTGCTTCGGGGTGGGCAGCCCTCAGGAGGAAGGGCTGGCGTGGGAGGAGCCAGCTGCCCCTCAGGACGTGTTCTCAGGCCCTGCCCGATGCCCTGCCCCATATACCTTCTCCTTCGAGATGCTGGTGACTGGGCCATGCCTGCTTGCAG GCCTGGAGAGCCCCTCTCATGCCCTGCGGGCAGATGCCCCCCCTCATGCCAGCTCTGCAGCCACCATCTGTGTCACACTGGCAGAGGGCCACCACTGTGACCGGGCCTTGGAGATCCTGCTACACCCCAGTG AGCCCCATCAGCCACACCTGATGCTGGAGGGCGGCAGCCTGAGCTCAGCAGAATATGAGGCCCGGGTAAGGGCCCGCCGAGATTTCCAGAGGCTACAGCGAAGGGACAGTGATGGGGACCGGCAG GTGTGGTTCCTGCAGCGACGCTTCCACAAGGACATCCTGCTGAACCCTGTGCTGGTGCTGAGCTTCTGCCCGGACCTGAGCTCCAAGCCCGGACACCTGGggacagctactcgggagctacTCTTCCTGTTGGATGGCAGCAGCACGGCACACAAG GATGCCATTGTTTTGGCTGTGAAGTCCCTCCCGCCTCAGACGCTTATCAACCTGGCCGTGTTTGGGACGTTGGTGCAGCCACTCTTCCCAGAGAGCCGGCCTTGCAGTGAT GACGCTGTGCAGCTGATCTGTGAGAGCATTGAGACCCTGAAGATTCCAAGCGGGCCTCCAGACGTGCTGGCTGCTCTGGACTGGGCCATGGGGCAGCCCCAGCACAGGGCCTACCCTCGGCAGCTGTTcctgctcactgctgcctcacCCATGGCTGCCACTACCCACCGAACCCTGGAGCTCATGAGGTGGCACAGGGGGACAGCCAG ATGCTTCTCCTTTGGGCTGGGGCCCACCTGCCACCAGCTGCTCCAGGGTTTATCTGCCCTCAGCAGGGGCCAGGCCTACTTCCTGAGGcctgggcagaggctgcagcccATG CTGGTGCAGGCTCTGCGGAAGGCACTGGAGCCTGCCCTGAGTGATATCTCTGTGGACTGGTTTGTGCCCGACACCGTGGAGGCACTGCTGACCCCCCGGGAGATCCCAGCACTCTACCCTGGGGACCAGCTCCTCGGTTACTGCTCACTCTTCAGGGTGGATGGCTTCCGGCCCCGCCCACCAGGG GGCCAAGAGCCTGGCTGGCAGAGCTTAGGTGGGTCCGTGTTTCCATCCCCAGAAGAGGCCCCATCTGCTGCCAGCCCTGGCACTGAGCCCACTGGCACCTCGGAGCCACTGGGAACAGGCACCGTGTCAGCAGAACTGTCCAGCCCATGGGCTGCCGGGGACTTGGAGCGGA GTACTGATGCTCTGACAGACCCAGTCACGGATCCTGGACCCAACCCCTCCTCTGACACAGCCATATGGCGCCGCATCTTCCAGTCCTCGTACATTCGGGAGCAGTATGTGCTCACCCACTGCTCTGCCAGCCCCGAGCCAGGCCCAGGCTCCACAGGCAGCAGTGAGTCCCCAGGCTCCCAGGGCCCTGGCTCCCCCGAAGGTAGTGCTCCCCTGGAGCCCCCTTCTCAGCAAGGTTGCCGCAGTCTGGCCTGGGGAGAACCTGCAGGCTCCCGCTCCTGTCCCCTGCCTGCACCCACACCGGCTCCATTCAAG GTGGGGGCCTTGAGTACTGAGGTGCTGGGCCGTCAGCACAGAGCGGCTCTGGCTGGCCGAAGCCTCTCTTCACCTCCAGGCCGGGCAAACCAAGTCCCCGGCCGACCTCGGAAACCCTCTTTGGGTGCAATACTAGATGGCCCAAGTCCTGAGCCAGGCCAACAATTGGGACAAGGCCTGGATGACTCAG GAAGCCTGCTCTCCCCAGCCCCCATGGACTGGGACATGCTGATGGAACCACCCTTCTTATTCACGGCTGTGCCTCCCAGTGGGGAGCCAGCCCCTCCGGCAGTGCCTCCCCAGGCTCCACGCTGCCATGTGGTGATCCGGGGCCTGTGTGGGGAGCAGCCTATGTGCTGGGAGGTGGGTGTTGGGCTGGAGACACTGTGGGGACCTGGAGATGGCTCACAGCCTCCCTCACCTCCTGTAAGAGAAGCTGCTTGGGACCAAGCACTCCATCGGCTGACAGCAGCCTCTGTGGTCCGGGACAATGAGCAGCTGGCCCTCCGAGGAGGGGCCGAGACCACAGCAGACCGGG GCCATGCCCGGAGGTGCTGGCTTCGAGCCCTTCAGACAAGTAAGGTCAGCTCTGCCCCTTCCTGCTTCACTTGCCCTGTAGCTGTGGATGCTACCACTAGGGAGGTCCTGCCTGGGGTCCTGCAGGTGTGCAGCTCAG AGCCAGCTGAGCCCCCAGGAACCCCTCCTGCCGCTCACAGCCGTCTAGATGCAGCTCCTCTGCCTACTGTTGTCTACTCTAAAG CAGGCGCCTGGGACTCGGACGGAAATGGCAACTCCAAGTGTGCTTTGGGGGACGCTGCCACTCCCATGGAAGGTCCTCGCTGCCCACCTCCCCGTTCTCCCTCTCGGCTTAGCCTGGGCCGCCGTCACAAACTCTGTAGACCTGACCTGGGCCAGGCCAACAACAGTGAAGGCATCGACCATGACTACCTGCCCCTG GTGCGGCTGCAGGAGGCACCAGGCTCCTTCCGCCTGGACGCGCCCTTCTGTGCCGCTGTGCGCATCTCGCAGGAGCGCCTCTGCCGCGCCTCGCCCTTTGCCGTGCACCGTGccagcctcagccccacctcGGCCTCATTGCCCTGGGCACTTCTAGGCCCTGGTGTTGGTCAGGGTGACAGTGCCACAGCCTCCTGCAGCCCGTCCCCCAGCTCGGGCTCCGAGGGTCCGGGCCAGGTGGACAGTGGGCGGGGCTCAGATACCGAGGCCTCGGAGGGGGCGGAAGGGCTGGGCGGCACCGACCTGCGGGGCCGGACCTGGGCCACTGCCGTGGCGCTCGCCTGGCTAGAGCACCGATGCGCTGCTGCCTTTGGCGAGTGGGAACTGACAGCAGCCAAGGCTGATTGCTGGCTGCGGGCCCAGCACTTGCCTGACGGCCTTGATCTGGCCGCCCTCAAGGCCGCAGCCCGGGGGCTCTTCCTGCTACTGCGCCACTGGGACCAGAACCTGCAGCTACACCTGCTGTGCTACAGCCCAGCAAACGTGTGA
- the VWA5B2 gene encoding von Willebrand factor A domain-containing protein 5B2 isoform X15 — translation MPGLYCPSSWTPLPLTDSWVRACANGPCLSVRARLTYRNPQPHPVDGVFVYPLAEAEVVSGFEAEAAGRRVSFQLQSRRRSQAACCRALGPGLGTPTPRRCAQGHLVLDLAQARSTLVLPTGLIAAAGTMTVTLHSSRELPSRPDGVLHVALPTVLTPLALPGPLGPPRPPGLCDDSPTSCFGVGSPQEEGLAWEEPAAPQDVFSGPARCPAPYTFSFEMLVTGPCLLAGLESPSHALRADAPPHASSAATICVTLAEGHHCDRALEILLHPSEPHQPHLMLEGGSLSSAEYEARVRARRDFQRLQRRDSDGDRQVWFLQRRFHKDILLNPVLVLSFCPDLSSKPGHLGTATRELLFLLDGSSTAHKDAIVLAVKSLPPQTLINLAVFGTLVQPLFPESRPCSDDAVQLICESIETLKIPSGPPDVLAALDWAMGQPQHRAYPRQLFLLTAASPMAATTHRTLELMRWHRGTARCFSFGLGPTCHQLLQGLSALSRGQAYFLRPGQRLQPMLVQALRKALEPALSDISVDWFVPDTVEALLTPREIPALYPGDQLLGYCSLFRVDGFRPRPPGGQEPGWQSLGGSVFPSPEEAPSAASPGTEPTGTSEPLGTGTVSAELSSPWAAGDLERSTDALTDPVTDPGPNPSSDTAIWRRIFQSSYIREQYVLTHCSASPEPGPGSTGSSESPGSQGPGSPEGSAPLEPPSQQGCRSLAWGEPAGSRSCPLPAPTPAPFKVGALSTEVLGRQHRAALAGRSLSSPPGRANQVPGRPRKPSLGAILDGPSPEPGQQLGQGLDDSGSLLSPAPMDWDMLMEPPFLFTAVPPSGEPAPPAVPPQAPRCHVVIRGLCGEQPMCWEVGVGLETLWGPGDGSQPPSPPVREAAWDQALHRLTAASVVRDNEQLALRGGAETTADRGHARRCWLRALQTSKVSSAPSCFTCPVAVDATTREVLPGVLQVCSSEPAEPPGTPPAAHSRLDAAPLPTVVYSKGAWDSDGNGNSKCALGDAATPMEGPRCPPPRSPSRLSLGRRHKLCRPDLGQANNSEGIDHDYLPLVRLQEAPGSFRLDAPFCAAVRISQERLCRASPFAVHRASLSPTSASLPWALLGPGVGQGDSATASCSPSPSSGSEGPGQVDSGRGSDTEASEGAEGLGGTDLRGRTWATAVALAWLEHRCAAAFGEWELTAAKADCWLRAQHLPDGLDLAALKAAARGLFLLLRHWDQNLQLHLLCYSPANV, via the exons ATGCCCGGCCTGTACTGCCCCTCCAGCTGGACGCCGCTGCCGCTCACGGACTCCTGGGTCCGGGCCTGCGCCAACGGCCCCTGCCTCAGCGTGCGGGCCCGGCTCACCTACCGCAACCCGCAGCCGCACCCGGTGGACG GCGTGTTCGTGTACCCTCTGGCCGAGGCCGAGGTGGTGTCCGGCTTCGAGGCCGAGGCCGCCGGACGGCGCGTCTCCTTCCAGCTGCAGAGCCGGCGCCGCTCGCAGGCCGCCTGCTGCCGCGCTCTGGGCCCCGGGTTAGGGACCCCGACGCCCCGCCGCTGCGCGCAGG GTCATCTTGTCTTGGATCTGGCCCAGGCCCGGTCCACGTTGGTGCTGCCCACAGGCCTTATCGCCGCGGCTGGCACCATGACAGTGACCCTGCACAGCAGCCGGGAGCTGCCCTCAAGGCCTGACGGGGTGCTGCATGTGGCCCTGCCCACTGTGCTCACCCCACTGGCCCTGCCAGGCCCGCTGGGGCCCCCCAGGCCTCCGGGGCTCTGTGACGACAG CCCCACCAGCTGCTTCGGGGTGGGCAGCCCTCAGGAGGAAGGGCTGGCGTGGGAGGAGCCAGCTGCCCCTCAGGACGTGTTCTCAGGCCCTGCCCGATGCCCTGCCCCATATACCTTCTCCTTCGAGATGCTGGTGACTGGGCCATGCCTGCTTGCAG GCCTGGAGAGCCCCTCTCATGCCCTGCGGGCAGATGCCCCCCCTCATGCCAGCTCTGCAGCCACCATCTGTGTCACACTGGCAGAGGGCCACCACTGTGACCGGGCCTTGGAGATCCTGCTACACCCCAGTG AGCCCCATCAGCCACACCTGATGCTGGAGGGCGGCAGCCTGAGCTCAGCAGAATATGAGGCCCGGGTAAGGGCCCGCCGAGATTTCCAGAGGCTACAGCGAAGGGACAGTGATGGGGACCGGCAG GTGTGGTTCCTGCAGCGACGCTTCCACAAGGACATCCTGCTGAACCCTGTGCTGGTGCTGAGCTTCTGCCCGGACCTGAGCTCCAAGCCCGGACACCTGGggacagctactcgggagctacTCTTCCTGTTGGATGGCAGCAGCACGGCACACAAG GATGCCATTGTTTTGGCTGTGAAGTCCCTCCCGCCTCAGACGCTTATCAACCTGGCCGTGTTTGGGACGTTGGTGCAGCCACTCTTCCCAGAGAGCCGGCCTTGCAGTGAT GACGCTGTGCAGCTGATCTGTGAGAGCATTGAGACCCTGAAGATTCCAAGCGGGCCTCCAGACGTGCTGGCTGCTCTGGACTGGGCCATGGGGCAGCCCCAGCACAGGGCCTACCCTCGGCAGCTGTTcctgctcactgctgcctcacCCATGGCTGCCACTACCCACCGAACCCTGGAGCTCATGAGGTGGCACAGGGGGACAGCCAG ATGCTTCTCCTTTGGGCTGGGGCCCACCTGCCACCAGCTGCTCCAGGGTTTATCTGCCCTCAGCAGGGGCCAGGCCTACTTCCTGAGGcctgggcagaggctgcagcccATG CTGGTGCAGGCTCTGCGGAAGGCACTGGAGCCTGCCCTGAGTGATATCTCTGTGGACTGGTTTGTGCCCGACACCGTGGAGGCACTGCTGACCCCCCGGGAGATCCCAGCACTCTACCCTGGGGACCAGCTCCTCGGTTACTGCTCACTCTTCAGGGTGGATGGCTTCCGGCCCCGCCCACCAGGG GGCCAAGAGCCTGGCTGGCAGAGCTTAGGTGGGTCCGTGTTTCCATCCCCAGAAGAGGCCCCATCTGCTGCCAGCCCTGGCACTGAGCCCACTGGCACCTCGGAGCCACTGGGAACAGGCACCGTGTCAGCAGAACTGTCCAGCCCATGGGCTGCCGGGGACTTGGAGCGGA GTACTGATGCTCTGACAGACCCAGTCACGGATCCTGGACCCAACCCCTCCTCTGACACAGCCATATGGCGCCGCATCTTCCAGTCCTCGTACATTCGGGAGCAGTATGTGCTCACCCACTGCTCTGCCAGCCCCGAGCCAGGCCCAGGCTCCACAGGCAGCAGTGAGTCCCCAGGCTCCCAGGGCCCTGGCTCCCCCGAAGGTAGTGCTCCCCTGGAGCCCCCTTCTCAGCAAGGTTGCCGCAGTCTGGCCTGGGGAGAACCTGCAGGCTCCCGCTCCTGTCCCCTGCCTGCACCCACACCGGCTCCATTCAAG GTGGGGGCCTTGAGTACTGAGGTGCTGGGCCGTCAGCACAGAGCGGCTCTGGCTGGCCGAAGCCTCTCTTCACCTCCAGGCCGGGCAAACCAAGTCCCCGGCCGACCTCGGAAACCCTCTTTGGGTGCAATACTAGATGGCCCAAGTCCTGAGCCAGGCCAACAATTGGGACAAGGCCTGGATGACTCAG GAAGCCTGCTCTCCCCAGCCCCCATGGACTGGGACATGCTGATGGAACCACCCTTCTTATTCACGGCTGTGCCTCCCAGTGGGGAGCCAGCCCCTCCGGCAGTGCCTCCCCAGGCTCCACGCTGCCATGTGGTGATCCGGGGCCTGTGTGGGGAGCAGCCTATGTGCTGGGAGGTGGGTGTTGGGCTGGAGACACTGTGGGGACCTGGAGATGGCTCACAGCCTCCCTCACCTCCTGTAAGAGAAGCTGCTTGGGACCAAGCACTCCATCGGCTGACAGCAGCCTCTGTGGTCCGGGACAATGAGCAGCTGGCCCTCCGAGGAGGGGCCGAGACCACAGCAGACCGGG GCCATGCCCGGAGGTGCTGGCTTCGAGCCCTTCAGACAAGTAAGGTCAGCTCTGCCCCTTCCTGCTTCACTTGCCCTGTAGCTGTGGATGCTACCACTAGGGAGGTCCTGCCTGGGGTCCTGCAGGTGTGCAGCTCAG AGCCAGCTGAGCCCCCAGGAACCCCTCCTGCCGCTCACAGCCGTCTAGATGCAGCTCCTCTGCCTACTGTTGTCTACTCTAAAG GCGCCTGGGACTCGGACGGAAATGGCAACTCCAAGTGTGCTTTGGGGGACGCTGCCACTCCCATGGAAGGTCCTCGCTGCCCACCTCCCCGTTCTCCCTCTCGGCTTAGCCTGGGCCGCCGTCACAAACTCTGTAGACCTGACCTGGGCCAGGCCAACAACAGTGAAGGCATCGACCATGACTACCTGCCCCTG GTGCGGCTGCAGGAGGCACCAGGCTCCTTCCGCCTGGACGCGCCCTTCTGTGCCGCTGTGCGCATCTCGCAGGAGCGCCTCTGCCGCGCCTCGCCCTTTGCCGTGCACCGTGccagcctcagccccacctcGGCCTCATTGCCCTGGGCACTTCTAGGCCCTGGTGTTGGTCAGGGTGACAGTGCCACAGCCTCCTGCAGCCCGTCCCCCAGCTCGGGCTCCGAGGGTCCGGGCCAGGTGGACAGTGGGCGGGGCTCAGATACCGAGGCCTCGGAGGGGGCGGAAGGGCTGGGCGGCACCGACCTGCGGGGCCGGACCTGGGCCACTGCCGTGGCGCTCGCCTGGCTAGAGCACCGATGCGCTGCTGCCTTTGGCGAGTGGGAACTGACAGCAGCCAAGGCTGATTGCTGGCTGCGGGCCCAGCACTTGCCTGACGGCCTTGATCTGGCCGCCCTCAAGGCCGCAGCCCGGGGGCTCTTCCTGCTACTGCGCCACTGGGACCAGAACCTGCAGCTACACCTGCTGTGCTACAGCCCAGCAAACGTGTGA